One part of the Arabidopsis thaliana chromosome 1 sequence genome encodes these proteins:
- the FANCM gene encoding DEAD/DEAH box RNA helicase family protein: MGSRVPIETIEEDGEFDWEAAVKEIDLACLKTTNASSSSSSHFTPLANPPITANLTKPPAKRQSTLDKFIGRTEHKPENHQVVSECGVNDNDNSPLVGIDPEAAKTWIYPGFVPLRDYQFAITKTALFSNTLVALPTGLGKTLIAAVVMYNYFRWFPQGKIVFAAPSRPLVMQQIEACHNIVGIPQEWTIDLTGQTCPSKRAFLWKSKRVFFVTPQVLEKDIQSGTCLTNYLVCLVIDEAHRALGNYSYCVVVRELMAVPIQLRILALTATPGSKTQAIQGIIDNLQISTLEYRNESDHDVCPYVHDRKLEVIEVPLGQDADDVSKRLFHVIRPYAVRLKNFGVNLNRDIQTLSPHEVLMARDKFRQAPLPGLPHVNHGDVESCFAALITLYHIRKLLSSHGIRPAYEMLEEKLKEGPFARLMSKNEDIRMTKLLMQQRLSHGAPSPKLSKMLEILVDHFKVKDPKTSRVIIFSNFRGSVRDIMNALSNIGDMVKATEFIGQSSGKTLKGQSQKIQQAVLEKFRAGGFNVIVATSIGEEGLDIMEVDLVICFDANVSPLRMIQRMGRTGRKNNGRVVVLACEGSEKNSYMRKQASGRAIKKHMRNGGTNSFNFHPSPRMIPHVYKPEVQHVEFSIKQFVPRGKKLQEEYATETPAFQKKLTPAETHMLAKYYNNPDEEKLRVSLIAFPHFQTLPSKVHKVMHSRQTGMLIDAMQHLQEPTFSEQSKSFFTEFRAPLGEREELDTGLRVTNDPKDLHSVRDLEVNTSQRKAKQVESPTSTLETTEKDYEESSPTHRYLFSSECASVDTLGNVFVMPVPLLFFPNVLESDNTPLPKTEKQHSCRNTSHIDLVPVDTSEKHRQDNISCKLKERFSPDGASETLETHSLVKRNSTRVGEDDVANSVGEIVLSSDEDDCEGLELSPRLTNFIKSGIVPESPVYDQGEANREEDLEFPQLSSPMRFSNELAGESSFPERKVQHKCNDYNIVSTTTELRTPQKEVGLANGTECLAVSPIPEDWRTPLANLTNTNSSARKDWRVSSGEKLETLRQPRKLKRLRRLGDCSSAVKENYPGITEADHIRSRSRGKKHIRVKWKSAESWFTLSSVAFALVTKKKKMIMDDDVQVFIDEEAEVSSGAEMSADENEDVTGDSFEDSFIDDGTMPTANTQAESGKVDMMAVYRYIQPKISFFYCEVNELIKNHKVSFHRRSLLSQSPLPARFRDLAASSLSPYSAGPLTRINESRSDSDKSLSSLRTPKTTNSESNQDAMMIGNLSVVQISSDSRKRKFSLCNSANAPVINLESKFAAHAQATEKESHEGVRSNAGALEYNDDDDDAFFATLDFDAMEAQATLLLSKQRSEAKEKEDATVIPNPGMQRSDGMEKDAPSFDLGLW; this comes from the exons ATGGGATCTAGGGTTCCAATAGAAACCATCGAAGAAGACGGC GAATTCGATTGGGAAGCAGCAGTCAAAGAAATCGACTTGGCTTGTCTTAAAACCACaaacgcttcttcttcttcgtcatccCATTTCACTCCTTTGGCTAATCCACCAATTACGGCAAATCTCACTAAGCCACCTGCGAAGAGACAATCTACTCTCGATAAATTCATCGGCAGAACCGAACATAAACCGGAGAATCATCAAGTTGTTTCCGAGTGTGGTGTTAACGATAACGATAATAGTCCTTTAGTTGGGATTGATCCTGAGGCAGCTAAAACTTGGATTTATCCAGGTTT TGTTCCTTTAAGAGATTATCAGTTTGCTATAACGAAGACTGCTTTGTTTTCGAATACATTGGTGGCTTTGCCTACGGGACTTGGTAAAACGCTTATAGCTGCGGTTGTTATGTATAATTACTTCAGATGGTTTCCACAAG gtAAAATAGTATTTGCGGCGCCTTCTAGGCCTCTTGTGATGCAGCAGATTGAGGCGTGTCATAATATTGTTGGAATACCACAA GAATGGACGATTGACTTGACGGGTCAGACATGTCCTTCGAAAAGAGCTTTTTTGTGGAAAAGCAAACGGGTTTTCTTTGTCACTCCACAAGTGTTAGAGAAGGATATACAGTCAG GAACATGTCTTACTAACTACTTGGTTTGCTTGGTGATCGACGAGGCACATCGAGCTTTAGGGAATTATTCTTATTGTGTTGTAGTTCGTGag TTGATGGCGGTACCGATACAGCTGAGAATACTGGCTCTTACTGCAACTCCTGGAT CAAAGACACAGGCCATCCAGGGTATCATTGATAATTTGCAGATATCCACACTTGAATATCGAAATGAGAGTGACCATGATGTTTGCCCTTATGTCCACGACAGAAAATTAGAAGTCATCGAG GTTCCCTTGGGTCAAGATGCAGATGATGTATCGAAACGCCTGTTTCATGTTATACGTCCATATGCAGTCAGGCTTAAAAACTTTGGGGTTAATCTAAATAGAGATATACAAACT TTAAGTCCACACGAAGTACTTATGGCAAGGGATAAGTTTCGTCAAGCACCTCTACCAGGCCTTCCCCATGTAAATCACGGAGATGTAGAATCTTGCTTTGCAGCTCTTATCACTCTTTATCATATTCGTAAGCTCCTTTCTAGTCATGGAATAAGACCAGCGTATGAGATGCtagaagagaaattgaaagaagG GCCATTTGCTAGGTTGATGAGTAAGAATGAAGATATTAGGATGACGAAGCTTTTGATGCAGCAAAGGTTGTCACATGGAGCACCAAGCCCAAAATTGTCGAAGATGTTAGAAATACTGGTTGATCATTTCa AAGTGAAAGATCCGAAGACATCACGGGTcattattttctcaaatttcagAGGAAGCGTAAG AGACATAATGAACGCATTAAGTAATATTGGAGATATGGTCAAAGCAACTGAGTTTATTGGTCAAAGTTCAG GTAAGACATTGAAAGGCCAGTCGCAAAAAATTCAGCAGGCTGTTTTGGAG AAATTTAGAGCTGGGGGGTTCAATGTTATTGTCGCAACATCTATTGGTGAAGAAGGCTTGGATATCATGGAAGTTGACCTAGTTATATGTTTTGATGCTAATGTATCTCCTCTGAGGATGATTCAACGGATGGGAAGAACTGGAAGGAAAAATAATGGTCGAGTTG TAGTTCTTGCTTGTGAAGGATCAGAAAAGAACAGCTATATGCGAAAGCAAGCAAGTGGACGGGCTATTAAAAAACACATGCGGAATGGAGGAACAaatagttttaattttcatcCTAGTCCAAGGATG ATTCCCCATGTTTATAAGCCAGAAGTTCAGCATGTTGAGTTTTCAATCAAGCAATTCGTTCCACGTGGAAAGAAACTACAAGAGGAGTATGCCACTGAGACTCCAGCTTTCCAGAAAAAGCTTACACCTGCAGAGACGCATATGCTCGCTAAGTATTACAACAACCCCGATGAGGAAAAGTTGAGAGTGTCCTTAATTGCGTTCCCTCACTTCCAGACATTGCCATCCAAGGTGCACAAAGTAATGCATTCACGTCAAACAGGCATGTTAATTGACGCTATGCAGCACTTGCAAGAGCCAACTTTTTCAGAACAGAGTAAAAGCTTCTTCACTGAG TTTCGAGCTCCTTTGggtgaaagagaagagcttGATACAGGTCTGAGGGTTACTAATGATCCAAAAG ATCTACACTCTGTCCGTGATTTGGAAGTCAACACATCACAGAGAAAGGCAAAACAAGTTGAATCTCCCACAAGCACCTTAGAGACAACAGAGAAGGATTACGAAGAATCTTCACCCACACACCGTTATCTTTTCAGTTCAGAATGTGCATCCGTTGATACTCTGGGGAACGTCTTCGTAATGCCAGTTCCTCTTTTATTCTTTCCTAATGTTCTGGAGTCAGACAATACGCCTCTGcctaaaacagaaaaacaacatTCTTGCCGGAATACATCTCACATTGACTTAGTTCCAGTAGATACTTCGGAAAAACATCGGCAAGATAATATCTCATGCAAGTTAAAGGAAAGATTCTCGCCAGACGGTGCCAGCGAGACACTAGAGACTCATAGCCTTGTGAAAAGGAACTCCACCAGAGTAGGTGAAGATGATGTAGCGAATTCTGTTGGAGAAATTGTGTTATCATCGGATGAAGATGACTGTGAGGGATTGGAGCTTAGTCCACGGCTCACTAACTTCATCAAGAGCGGCATTGTTCCAGAGTCACCTGTCTATGACCAAG GGGAAGcgaacagagaagaagatcttgAATTTCCTCAGCTTTCTTCACCCATGAGGTTCAGTAACGAATTGGCAGGAGAGTCTTCTTTCCCTGAGAGAAAGGTTCAGCATAAGTGCAACGATTATAACATTGTGTCTACAACCACTGAATTGAGAACTCCTCAGAAGGAGGTAGGTTTGGCCAACGGAACAGAATGCTTGGCTGTTTCTCCTATTCCTGAGGATTGGAGAACTCCCTTGGCGAATCTGACAAACACAAACAGCAGCGCTCGCAAAGATTGGCGGGTGAGTTCTGGAGAAAAGTTAGAAACTCTTCGACAGCCTCGCAAGTTGAAGAGACTACGTAGACTTGGAGATTGCTCGAGTGCTGTAAAGGAGAATTATCCTGGTATTACAGAGGCAGACCATATCAGATCTCGTTCTCGCGGTAAAAAGCACATTAGAG TGAAGTGGAAAAGTGCTGAGAGTTGGTTTACACTTTCTTCTGTTGCTTTTGCGTTGGTGACAAAAAAG aagaagatgatcatgGATGATGATGTCCAAGTCTTCATTGACGAGGAAGCTGA GGTCTCTTCGGGAGCAGAGATGTCGGCTGATGAGAACGAAGATGTGACTGGCGATTCATTTGAAGATAGTTTCATAGATGACGGAACAATGCCTACAGCAAATACTCAAGCCGAGTCTGGTAAAGTTGACATGATGGCTGTTTACAGGTACATACAACCAAAGATATCTTTCTTCTACTGCGAGGTCAATGAGCTTATTAAAAATCACAAGGTATCCTTCCACAGGCGTTCTCTTCTCAGCCAGTCACCATTACCGGCGAGATTTCGTGATTTAGCCGCATCAAGTCTGAGTCCTTATTCTGCTGGACCCTTGACGAGAATAAATGAGAGCAGAAGCGACTCAGATAAATCATTGTCTTCTCTTCGaacaccaaaaacaacaaactctGAGTCAAACCAAGATGCAATGATGATAGGAAACCTTTCGGTAGTACAAATCTCGTCAGATAGCCGGAAAAGGAAATTTAGCTTATGCAACTCGGCGAATGCCCCCGTGATTAACTTAGAAAGCAAGTTTGCAGCTCATGCACAAGCCACGGAGAAGGAAAGCCATGAAGGCGTGAGAAGCAATGCAGGTGCGTTAGAgtacaatgatgatgatgatgatgcattcTTTGCGACACTAGACTTTGATGCAATGGAAGCACAAGCCACATTGTTATTGTCGAAACAGAGATCCgaagcaaaagagaaagaagacgCAACGGTTATACCTAATCCAGGCATGCAGAGAAGTGATGGTATGGAGAAAGATGCACCATCTTTTGATCTTGGTCTGTGGTGA
- the FANCM gene encoding DEAD/DEAH box RNA helicase family protein (DEAD/DEAH box RNA helicase family protein; FUNCTIONS IN: in 6 functions; LOCATED IN: cellular_component unknown; EXPRESSED IN: 17 plant structures; EXPRESSED DURING: 10 growth stages; CONTAINS InterPro DOMAIN/s: Restriction endonuclease, type I, R subunit/Type III, Res subunit (InterPro:IPR006935), DEAD-like helicase, N-terminal (InterPro:IPR014001), DNA/RNA helicase, C-terminal (InterPro:IPR001650), Helicase, superfamily 1/2, ATP-binding domain (InterPro:IPR014021); BEST Arabidopsis thaliana protein match is: unknown protein (TAIR:AT1G36020.1); Has 20447 Blast hits to 20241 proteins in 2853 species: Archae - 674; Bacteria - 11662; Metazoa - 2557; Fungi - 1790; Plants - 1282; Viruses - 18; Other Eukaryotes - 2464 (source: NCBI BLink).), with product MGSRVPIETIEEDGEFDWEAAVKEIDLACLKTTNASSSSSSHFTPLANPPITANLTKPPAKRQSTLDKFIGRTEHKPENHQVVSECGVNDNDNSPLVGIDPEAAKTWIYPGFVPLRDYQFAITKTALFSNTLVALPTGLGKTLIAAVVMYNYFRWFPQGKIVFAAPSRPLVMQQIEACHNIVGIPQEWTIDLTGQTCPSKRAFLWKSKRVFFVTPQVLEKDIQSGTCLTNYLVCLVIDEAHRALGNYSYCVVVRELMAVPIQLRILALTATPGSKTQAIQGIIDNLQISTLEYRNESDHDVCPYVHDRKLEVIEVPLGQDADDVSKRLFHVIRPYAVRLKNFGVNLNRDIQTLSPHEVLMARDKFRQAPLPGLPHVNHGDVESCFAALITLYHIRKLLSSHGIRPAYEMLEEKLKEGPFARLMSKNEDIRMTKLLMQQRLSHGAPSPKLSKMLEILVDHFKVKDPKTSRVIIFSNFRGSVRDIMNALSNIGDMVKATEFIGQSSGKTLKGQSQKIQQAVLEKFRAGGFNVIVATSIGEEGLDIMEVDLVICFDANVSPLRMIQRMGRTGRKNNGRIPHVYKPEVQHVEFSIKQFVPRGKKLQEEYATETPAFQKKLTPAETHMLAKYYNNPDEEKLRVSLIAFPHFQTLPSKVHKVMHSRQTGMLIDAMQHLQEPTFSEQSKSFFTEFRAPLGEREELDTGLRVTNDPKDLHSVRDLEVNTSQRKAKQVESPTSTLETTEKDYEESSPTHRYLFSSECASVDTLGNVFVMPVPLLFFPNVLESDNTPLPKTEKQHSCRNTSHIDLVPVDTSEKHRQDNISCKLKERFSPDGASETLETHSLVKRNSTRVGEDDVANSVGEIVLSSDEDDCEGLELSPRLTNFIKSGIVPESPVYDQGEANREEDLEFPQLSSPMRFSNELAGESSFPERKVQHKCNDYNIVSTTTELRTPQKEVGLANGTECLAVSPIPEDWRTPLANLTNTNSSARKDWRVSSGEKLETLRQPRKLKRLRRLGDCSSAVKENYPGITEADHIRSRSRGKKHIRGKKKMIMDDDVQVFIDEEAEVSSGAEMSADENEDVTGDSFEDSFIDDGTMPTANTQAESGKVDMMAVYRRSLLSQSPLPARFRDLAASSLSPYSAGPLTRINESRSDSDKSLSSLRTPKTTNSESNQDAMMIGNLSVVQISSDSRKRKFSLCNSANAPVINLESKFAAHAQATEKESHEGVRSNAGALEYNDDDDDAFFATLDFDAMEAQATLLLSKQRSEAKEKEDATVIPNPGMQRSDGMEKDAPSFDLGLW from the exons ATGGGATCTAGGGTTCCAATAGAAACCATCGAAGAAGACGGC GAATTCGATTGGGAAGCAGCAGTCAAAGAAATCGACTTGGCTTGTCTTAAAACCACaaacgcttcttcttcttcgtcatccCATTTCACTCCTTTGGCTAATCCACCAATTACGGCAAATCTCACTAAGCCACCTGCGAAGAGACAATCTACTCTCGATAAATTCATCGGCAGAACCGAACATAAACCGGAGAATCATCAAGTTGTTTCCGAGTGTGGTGTTAACGATAACGATAATAGTCCTTTAGTTGGGATTGATCCTGAGGCAGCTAAAACTTGGATTTATCCAGGTTT TGTTCCTTTAAGAGATTATCAGTTTGCTATAACGAAGACTGCTTTGTTTTCGAATACATTGGTGGCTTTGCCTACGGGACTTGGTAAAACGCTTATAGCTGCGGTTGTTATGTATAATTACTTCAGATGGTTTCCACAAG gtAAAATAGTATTTGCGGCGCCTTCTAGGCCTCTTGTGATGCAGCAGATTGAGGCGTGTCATAATATTGTTGGAATACCACAA GAATGGACGATTGACTTGACGGGTCAGACATGTCCTTCGAAAAGAGCTTTTTTGTGGAAAAGCAAACGGGTTTTCTTTGTCACTCCACAAGTGTTAGAGAAGGATATACAGTCAG GAACATGTCTTACTAACTACTTGGTTTGCTTGGTGATCGACGAGGCACATCGAGCTTTAGGGAATTATTCTTATTGTGTTGTAGTTCGTGag TTGATGGCGGTACCGATACAGCTGAGAATACTGGCTCTTACTGCAACTCCTGGAT CAAAGACACAGGCCATCCAGGGTATCATTGATAATTTGCAGATATCCACACTTGAATATCGAAATGAGAGTGACCATGATGTTTGCCCTTATGTCCACGACAGAAAATTAGAAGTCATCGAG GTTCCCTTGGGTCAAGATGCAGATGATGTATCGAAACGCCTGTTTCATGTTATACGTCCATATGCAGTCAGGCTTAAAAACTTTGGGGTTAATCTAAATAGAGATATACAAACT TTAAGTCCACACGAAGTACTTATGGCAAGGGATAAGTTTCGTCAAGCACCTCTACCAGGCCTTCCCCATGTAAATCACGGAGATGTAGAATCTTGCTTTGCAGCTCTTATCACTCTTTATCATATTCGTAAGCTCCTTTCTAGTCATGGAATAAGACCAGCGTATGAGATGCtagaagagaaattgaaagaagG GCCATTTGCTAGGTTGATGAGTAAGAATGAAGATATTAGGATGACGAAGCTTTTGATGCAGCAAAGGTTGTCACATGGAGCACCAAGCCCAAAATTGTCGAAGATGTTAGAAATACTGGTTGATCATTTCa AAGTGAAAGATCCGAAGACATCACGGGTcattattttctcaaatttcagAGGAAGCGTAAG AGACATAATGAACGCATTAAGTAATATTGGAGATATGGTCAAAGCAACTGAGTTTATTGGTCAAAGTTCAG GTAAGACATTGAAAGGCCAGTCGCAAAAAATTCAGCAGGCTGTTTTGGAG AAATTTAGAGCTGGGGGGTTCAATGTTATTGTCGCAACATCTATTGGTGAAGAAGGCTTGGATATCATGGAAGTTGACCTAGTTATATGTTTTGATGCTAATGTATCTCCTCTGAGGATGATTCAACGGATGGGAAGAACTGGAAGGAAAAATAATGGTCGA ATTCCCCATGTTTATAAGCCAGAAGTTCAGCATGTTGAGTTTTCAATCAAGCAATTCGTTCCACGTGGAAAGAAACTACAAGAGGAGTATGCCACTGAGACTCCAGCTTTCCAGAAAAAGCTTACACCTGCAGAGACGCATATGCTCGCTAAGTATTACAACAACCCCGATGAGGAAAAGTTGAGAGTGTCCTTAATTGCGTTCCCTCACTTCCAGACATTGCCATCCAAGGTGCACAAAGTAATGCATTCACGTCAAACAGGCATGTTAATTGACGCTATGCAGCACTTGCAAGAGCCAACTTTTTCAGAACAGAGTAAAAGCTTCTTCACTGAG TTTCGAGCTCCTTTGggtgaaagagaagagcttGATACAGGTCTGAGGGTTACTAATGATCCAAAAG ATCTACACTCTGTCCGTGATTTGGAAGTCAACACATCACAGAGAAAGGCAAAACAAGTTGAATCTCCCACAAGCACCTTAGAGACAACAGAGAAGGATTACGAAGAATCTTCACCCACACACCGTTATCTTTTCAGTTCAGAATGTGCATCCGTTGATACTCTGGGGAACGTCTTCGTAATGCCAGTTCCTCTTTTATTCTTTCCTAATGTTCTGGAGTCAGACAATACGCCTCTGcctaaaacagaaaaacaacatTCTTGCCGGAATACATCTCACATTGACTTAGTTCCAGTAGATACTTCGGAAAAACATCGGCAAGATAATATCTCATGCAAGTTAAAGGAAAGATTCTCGCCAGACGGTGCCAGCGAGACACTAGAGACTCATAGCCTTGTGAAAAGGAACTCCACCAGAGTAGGTGAAGATGATGTAGCGAATTCTGTTGGAGAAATTGTGTTATCATCGGATGAAGATGACTGTGAGGGATTGGAGCTTAGTCCACGGCTCACTAACTTCATCAAGAGCGGCATTGTTCCAGAGTCACCTGTCTATGACCAAG GGGAAGcgaacagagaagaagatcttgAATTTCCTCAGCTTTCTTCACCCATGAGGTTCAGTAACGAATTGGCAGGAGAGTCTTCTTTCCCTGAGAGAAAGGTTCAGCATAAGTGCAACGATTATAACATTGTGTCTACAACCACTGAATTGAGAACTCCTCAGAAGGAGGTAGGTTTGGCCAACGGAACAGAATGCTTGGCTGTTTCTCCTATTCCTGAGGATTGGAGAACTCCCTTGGCGAATCTGACAAACACAAACAGCAGCGCTCGCAAAGATTGGCGGGTGAGTTCTGGAGAAAAGTTAGAAACTCTTCGACAGCCTCGCAAGTTGAAGAGACTACGTAGACTTGGAGATTGCTCGAGTGCTGTAAAGGAGAATTATCCTGGTATTACAGAGGCAGACCATATCAGATCTCGTTCTCGCGGTAAAAAGCACATTAGAG gtaagaagaagatgatcatgGATGATGATGTCCAAGTCTTCATTGACGAGGAAGCTGA GGTCTCTTCGGGAGCAGAGATGTCGGCTGATGAGAACGAAGATGTGACTGGCGATTCATTTGAAGATAGTTTCATAGATGACGGAACAATGCCTACAGCAAATACTCAAGCCGAGTCTGGTAAAGTTGACATGATGGCTGTTTACAG GCGTTCTCTTCTCAGCCAGTCACCATTACCGGCGAGATTTCGTGATTTAGCCGCATCAAGTCTGAGTCCTTATTCTGCTGGACCCTTGACGAGAATAAATGAGAGCAGAAGCGACTCAGATAAATCATTGTCTTCTCTTCGaacaccaaaaacaacaaactctGAGTCAAACCAAGATGCAATGATGATAGGAAACCTTTCGGTAGTACAAATCTCGTCAGATAGCCGGAAAAGGAAATTTAGCTTATGCAACTCGGCGAATGCCCCCGTGATTAACTTAGAAAGCAAGTTTGCAGCTCATGCACAAGCCACGGAGAAGGAAAGCCATGAAGGCGTGAGAAGCAATGCAGGTGCGTTAGAgtacaatgatgatgatgatgatgcattcTTTGCGACACTAGACTTTGATGCAATGGAAGCACAAGCCACATTGTTATTGTCGAAACAGAGATCCgaagcaaaagagaaagaagacgCAACGGTTATACCTAATCCAGGCATGCAGAGAAGTGATGGTATGGAGAAAGATGCACCATCTTTTGATCTTGGTCTGTGGTGA